Proteins co-encoded in one Quercus robur chromosome 8, dhQueRobu3.1, whole genome shotgun sequence genomic window:
- the LOC126696205 gene encoding PRA1 family protein F3-like produces MSCSQSSPGYYNTLPSTSTTTTAAHSVFAMRCPWRELAQPFSSFTRPYTLGEATAHVKCNLDHFCMNYAFIALLILFLSLHWHPISMIVFLAMTPSSPKKKTPAKKADKRMKMDPNLFSLLFHITVDDRIILALLSIITIVALVLTDVWLNVLILLTLG; encoded by the exons ATGTCTTGTTCACAGTCATCGCCAGGCTACTACAACACACTTCCCTCCACATCCACAACCACCACCGCCGCGCACTCCGTCTTCGCCATGCGCTGTCCATGGCGCGAGCTTGCCCAACCATTCTCCTCCTTCACGCGCCCTTACACACTCGGTGAAGCCACCGCCCACGTCAAGTGCAACCTCGATCACTTCTGCATGAACTACGCGTTCATCGCACTCCTCATCCTCTTCCTTAGCCTCCATTGGCACCCAATCTCCATGATCGTCTTCCtcgct ATGACACCTTcatccccaaagaagaaaacacctgCAAAGAAGgcagataagagaatgaaaatggacccTAATTTGTTCAG CCTCCTCTTCCACATCACTGTCGACGACCGCATCATCTTGGCCTTGCTCTCCATCATCACCATTGTCGCTCTAGTCCTCACCGATGTTTGGCTCAATGTCCTCATTTTGCTAACTCTAGGTTGA